GAATCCTTGAACCGAATGTTTAATCTCCGAGCTTGGTAGTCAGTACAATTAGAGGTAGACGTGATCTCACCCCAATGACCTCTGCCTGGCATCCATGCTTCTAAGTCATATTTTCGATAGGCTGGAGCTCCAAGATCCCCAGTACAAATGTCGATGACTCGATATGGAATCCCCAAGTCACAGTAAATTCTTTCCTCAATTTGAAGTAATTTCTCATGCATCTCGTTTGATTTTTCAGGATGCGTGAAAGCAAACATCTCAATTTTCGAGAACTGATGTACTCGGTAAAGTCCTCTGGATTCGCGCCCAGCTGCTCCTGCTTCTGTTCTGAAGCAATGAGAGAAACCAGCCATTAAAATCGGAAGTTCTGCTTCTGAAAGAATTTGATCTGAAAGAAGACCACCTAATGTAATTTCAGCTGTTGCGATTAAACAAAGGTCGCTTTTTTCAATAGAATAAATTTGGGCGGAATCACCTCTTGGCTGAAAGCCTGTCCCCTGAACAACACTTGCGCGAGCTAAATCTGGTGTCATGTGGACTGTGAAGCCCTCATCCTGAAGAAGCTTCAGGGCATATTGTGCCAGTGCCAACTCAAGGAAAACCGCTTGGTTTTTGAGATAATAAAACTTTTGGCCAACTACTTTCGATCCACCCTCAAAGTCCACCAATTCCAGACTTTCCATAAGAGTAAGGTGGTCTTTGGGATCAAAATCGAAAATTCTCGGTTTTCCTACCTCACGCAACACCTTGTTTGCGTCTTCATCTATACCAACTGGAGAATCTGGGTGAGTAAGGTTTGGAATTTGGGATAATAGATTCCCT
Above is a window of SAR324 cluster bacterium DNA encoding:
- the serS gene encoding serine--tRNA ligase, translated to MLDLRVIRQDPEKISENCRHRNLSDLVAPLLEQDEIARSLKGELDTLRQRRNEINNQMKSKLSTDERQTLIEESKSLKQKEETLHVAHQSAEVERGNLLSQIPNLTHPDSPVGIDEDANKVLREVGKPRIFDFDPKDHLTLMESLELVDFEGGSKVVGQKFYYLKNQAVFLELALAQYALKLLQDEGFTVHMTPDLARASVVQGTGFQPRGDSAQIYSIEKSDLCLIATAEITLGGLLSDQILSEAELPILMAGFSHCFRTEAGAAGRESRGLYRVHQFSKIEMFAFTHPEKSNEMHEKLLQIEERIYCDLGIPYRVIDICTGDLGAPAYRKYDLEAWMPGRGHWGEITSTSNCTDYQARRLNIRFKDS